The DNA region TCTCCCCTATGGCGTAGGCCATGACGCCGAAGCCCACTATTATCAGCAGCACCAGGATGACCTTGCCCCGGTCCGTCAGGTTTGGCGGCGCCTCGAACCCCACGGTGGCCAGGGTGGTTACCGTGTAGAAGAAGGAGTCCACCCAGGAGAGGCCCATGTCCATCCGCATCTCCAGGACCCCAACGGTGATCAGGGAGGCGAGGATGAGGGCTATGACCGCCACCCGCCTGGCGCCGGAGCACTTGTTCTGCACTTCCTCCCCTCCCCTTTATCCCCCGATTACAATAGAATAGGTTCAAGGCGTTCTCTGCGGGGGGATATGATTGTCAATTTTCAAGGTGGTAACCTTCAATGTCAACTCGATAAAGGCCCGGGTCCCCATAGTGGAGGCCCTTCTGGACCGGGAAGGGCCTGATGTGCTTTGCCTTCAGGAGACCAAGACGGTGGACCGGGAGTTCCCACGGGAGATCTTCGAGGCCAGGGGCTACCGGGTCCTCGTGAGGGGCATGAAGGCCTACAACGGGGTGGCGGCGGCGATCCGGGGGGAGGAGCAGGACTCCTTCGCGGGCTTCCCCTCCGGGGAGGAGATGGATCCCTACAGGTTACTTGGGGTTAGGCTTGACGGGATGTGGCTGGTTAACTGCTACGTGCCCCAGGGGAAGGAGATAGACCATCCGGACTACGCCTACAAGCTGAGGTTCCTGTCCCGACTGGCGGAGCTGGTGCGGGAGCTCGAGGGGGACGGGGAGGTGTTGCTGGTGGGGGATCTGAACGTGGCTCCCACCGAGGCGGACGTGACCAACCCGAAGAACAAGGCGGATCACGTGTGTTTTCACCGGGACGTGAGGGAGGCCTTCGAGGGGCTCCTGGGGGCGGGGCTGGTGGACGTGTTCCGCCGGCACCGACCCGGGGAGGGGGAGTTCTCCTTCTGGGACTACCGGGTGAAGGGTGCCCTGGAGCGGAACATAGGCTGGAGGATAGATCACATCCTGGCCACCCGGGGCCTGGCGGACCGTTCGGTGGACTCGGCGGTGCTGAGGGATTACCGGGCGATGGAGCGCCCGTCGGATCACGGGCCAGTCATGGGGGTGTTCGAGCTTTGATGGCGGTGGCGTCCCTCAGGGGGACAGTGGGGGAGTGGATACAGGGGTGGATCCTGCCGGACGGGGAGGCGCTGGTGAGCCTCACGGTGGAGTGGCGGGGCAGCGTAAGGGCCTTTCGCGGGGGAGGCAGGAGTCGCCTGGCGCCCAAGGCCCACCGGGCGCTGATGCTGGCCCGGGAGGCCTTCGGGGTGGATGACGCCTCGGTGGAGGTGGAGAACCCCCTTCGTCCCGCCCTGGGACTTGGGACCTCCACCATGGACGTGGGGGGGGTCATAGCCTCCTGCGGGGCCCTTGGGGGCCGGGAGGTGTCGGAGGAGGAGCTTTTCAGGATGTGCTGTTCGGTGGAGCCCTCGGACGGCACCATGTTCCGCGGCCTGGCGCTGGTGGACCACATAAACGGCAGGCTCATCGAGCGCTTGCCGGAGCCGCCGGAGATGTGGCTGGCGGCGCTTCTGCCCTACCGGACATTGGACACCGAGGCTTACCGGCGGGACCGAGGGCTGCTCAAGGCGGTGAGGGACAGGGCACAGCGGCACGCCAAGGCCTACCAGGTGTTCAAGCGGGGTCTCCTGGAGGGGAACTCCAGGAAGGTGGCGGCGGCGGCCACCATGTCGTCCATAATCCAGCAGGCCATAATGCCTCGGGAGGAGTGGCCCCTGTTGCTCTCCGCCTGCAGGGAGAGGAAGGGAATAGGTATAGCGGTGGCCCACTCGGGCACCGCCAGCGGGGTGATATTCAAGGATCCCGTCTCCGCCGAGGCTTGCCGGGAGTTCATCGCCTCCCGGTGGGACCTGGGGGAGGTGAGGGTGGTTCGGGCCTGCGGAGGGGGGGTTGACGTGGATGTACGAGGGTGATGTGAGGTTAGATAGGGTTCACCTTCTGGTTGCGATCCTTTTGACCTGGGTAACACTGGGGTTATATCCCGCTTATTGGATCTACTCGAGGCGCGGCGCATTCAACGCCATGGGGCCTCGGCGAGTGGACGACCTCCTTGGAATAGCTCCCCTTGGGATGGCGATCCTGTCGCTGGTGTTTGCAGTTCTTGGTAGAAGCGCTGACTTGGCAACGGGTGTCCTCGATGGCCTGATGTCCCTGGTTGGCGGGGTGATCATGATAGTGGTTTCCTTCCGGTTCCGGGAGAACCTGAGGTCTTGGGTGAGGGAGAGGGAGAGGAGCCCATTGGCGGCGGACTCGGTGGCGAAGTCGGGTTTGATGACCTTCCTCTTCGGGCCTCTGTATATTCAGTATCATATTAATCGGTTGAAGGACGCGGGGCTGCTCTAGGGCTGTTCCTGGTTGCGAAGGAAGGGGG from Thermanaerovibrio acidaminovorans DSM 6589 includes:
- a CDS encoding DUF4234 domain-containing protein, whose product is MYEGDVRLDRVHLLVAILLTWVTLGLYPAYWIYSRRGAFNAMGPRRVDDLLGIAPLGMAILSLVFAVLGRSADLATGVLDGLMSLVGGVIMIVVSFRFRENLRSWVRERERSPLAADSVAKSGLMTFLFGPLYIQYHINRLKDAGLL
- the xth gene encoding exodeoxyribonuclease III, translated to MSIFKVVTFNVNSIKARVPIVEALLDREGPDVLCLQETKTVDREFPREIFEARGYRVLVRGMKAYNGVAAAIRGEEQDSFAGFPSGEEMDPYRLLGVRLDGMWLVNCYVPQGKEIDHPDYAYKLRFLSRLAELVRELEGDGEVLLVGDLNVAPTEADVTNPKNKADHVCFHRDVREAFEGLLGAGLVDVFRRHRPGEGEFSFWDYRVKGALERNIGWRIDHILATRGLADRSVDSAVLRDYRAMERPSDHGPVMGVFEL
- a CDS encoding GHMP kinase, whose protein sequence is MAVASLRGTVGEWIQGWILPDGEALVSLTVEWRGSVRAFRGGGRSRLAPKAHRALMLAREAFGVDDASVEVENPLRPALGLGTSTMDVGGVIASCGALGGREVSEEELFRMCCSVEPSDGTMFRGLALVDHINGRLIERLPEPPEMWLAALLPYRTLDTEAYRRDRGLLKAVRDRAQRHAKAYQVFKRGLLEGNSRKVAAAATMSSIIQQAIMPREEWPLLLSACRERKGIGIAVAHSGTASGVIFKDPVSAEACREFIASRWDLGEVRVVRACGGGVDVDVRG